A single Gopherus flavomarginatus isolate rGopFla2 chromosome 17, rGopFla2.mat.asm, whole genome shotgun sequence DNA region contains:
- the SLC25A25 gene encoding calcium-binding mitochondrial carrier protein SCaMC-2 isoform X2 translates to MRLAGISFPPGTETSSSRGSLRPLGRVGQHLSCWYRNMLCLCLYVPVFGESQTEFQYFESKGLPAQLKSIFRLSLFIPSQEFSTYRQWKQKIVKAGDKDLDGQLDFEEFVHYLQDHEKKLRLVFKSLDKKNDGRIDAQEIMQSLRDLGVKISEQQAEKILKRIRTGHFWGPVTYMDKNGTMTIDWNEWRDYHLLHPVENIPEIILYWKHSTIFDVGENLTVPDEFTVEERQTGMWWRHLVAGGGAGAVSRTCTAPLDRLKVLMQVHASRSNNMCIVGGFTHMIREGGPKSLWRGNGINVLKIAPESAIKFMAYEQIKRFIGTDQEMLGIHERLVAGSLAGVIAQSSIYPMEVLKTRMALRKTGQYSGMLNCAKNILSKEGMAAFYKGYIPNMLGIIPYAGIDLAVYETLKNTWLQRYAVNSADPGVFVLLACGTISSTCGQLASYPLALVRTRMQAQASVEGAPEVTMSGLFKHILKTEGAFGLYRGLAPNFMKVIPAVSISYVVYENLKMTLGVQSR, encoded by the exons ATGAGACTTGCCGGCATTTCCTTTCCCCCAGGCACTGAAACTAGCTCCAGCCGGGGATCGCTCAGACCGCTTGGCCGTGTAGGTCAGCACCTGAGTTGCTGGTACAGAAACATGCTCTGCTTGTGTCTGTATGTGCCAGTGTTTGGGGAGTCCCAGACAGAGTTCCAATACTTTGAGTCAAaggggctccctgcccagctcaaATCTATCTTCCGCCTGAgcctcttcattccttcccagGAGTTCTCTACCTACCGCCAGTGGAAACAG AAAATTGTGAAAGCTGGAGACAAGGACCTGGATGGGCAGCTGGACTTTGAGGAGTTTGTTCACTATCTCCAAGATCATGAGAAAAAACTGAGGCTGGTCTTCAAGAGCTTGGATAAAAAGAATGATG GCCGTATCGATGCCCAGGAGATCATGCAATCCCTCCGGGATCTGGGAGTCAAGATCTCTGAACAGCAGGCTGAGAAGATCCTCAAGAG AATAAGGACAGGCCATTTCTGGGGTCCTGTCACCTA CATGGATAAAAATGGAACTATGACAATTGACTGGAATGAGTGGCGAGACTATCACCTGCTGCACCCAGTGGAGAACATTCCTGAGATCATCCTGTACTGGAAGCACTCAacg ATCTTTGATGTGGGAGAAAATCTGACAGTCCCTGATGAGTTCACAGTGGAAGAGAGGCAGACGGGCATGTGGTGGAGACATCTGGTTgcgggtggaggtgcaggtgcaGTGTCCAGAACCTGCACGGCTCCACTGGACCGGCTGAAAGTGCTCATGCAG GTCCATGCCTCCCGCAGTAACAACATGTGCATCGTTGGTGGCTTTACCCATATGATCCGAGAGGGTGGGCCCAAGTCGCTGTGGCGGGGGAATGGCATCAACGTCCTGAAGATTGCGCCAGAGTCTGCCATCAAATTCATGGCTTATGAGCAG ATCAAACGGTTCATTGGCACTGACCAGGAAATGCTGGGAATTCATGAGCGGCTAGTGGCTGGTTCTCTGGCAGGGGTCATTGCTCAGAGCAGCATCTACCCAATGGAG GTTCTGAAGACCCGAATGGCCTTGCGGAAGACAGGACAGTATTCAGGCATGCTGAACTGCGCCAAGAACATCCTCTCCAAGGAAGGAATGGCTGCCTTCTACAAAGGCTACATCCCCAACATGCTAGGAATCATTCCGTATGCTGGTATTGATCTGGCAGTCTATGAG ACGTTAAAAAATACCTGGTTACAACGCTATGCTGTAAACAGTGCTGACCCCGGAGTGTTTGTTCTCCTGGCTTGTGGCACCATCTCCAGTACCTGTGGGCAGCTGGCCAGTTATCCCCTGGCTCTTGTGAGAACACGCATGCAGGCTCAAG CTTCAGTGGAGGGAGCTCCAGAGGTGACAATGAGTGGACTCTTCAAACACATTCTAAAGACAGAGGGAGCATTTGGCCTCTATCGGGGTCTGGCCCCGAACTTCATGAAGGTGATCCCAGCCGTAAGCATCAGCTACGTGGTTTATGAGAACTTGAAGATGACCCTGGGGGTGCAGTCACGGTGA
- the SLC25A25 gene encoding calcium-binding mitochondrial carrier protein SCaMC-2 isoform X4, which produces MRLAGISFPPGTETSSSRGSLRPLGRVGQHLSCWYRNMLCLCLYVPVFGESQTEFQYFESKGLPAQLKSIFRLSLFIPSQEFSTYRQWKQKIVKAGDKDLDGQLDFEEFVHYLQDHEKKLRLVFKSLDKKNDGRIDAQEIMQSLRDLGVKISEQQAEKILKSMDKNGTMTIDWNEWRDYHLLHPVENIPEIILYWKHSTIFDVGENLTVPDEFTVEERQTGMWWRHLVAGGGAGAVSRTCTAPLDRLKVLMQVHASRSNNMCIVGGFTHMIREGGPKSLWRGNGINVLKIAPESAIKFMAYEQIKRFIGTDQEMLGIHERLVAGSLAGVIAQSSIYPMEVLKTRMALRKTGQYSGMLNCAKNILSKEGMAAFYKGYIPNMLGIIPYAGIDLAVYETLKNTWLQRYAVNSADPGVFVLLACGTISSTCGQLASYPLALVRTRMQAQASVEGAPEVTMSGLFKHILKTEGAFGLYRGLAPNFMKVIPAVSISYVVYENLKMTLGVQSR; this is translated from the exons ATGAGACTTGCCGGCATTTCCTTTCCCCCAGGCACTGAAACTAGCTCCAGCCGGGGATCGCTCAGACCGCTTGGCCGTGTAGGTCAGCACCTGAGTTGCTGGTACAGAAACATGCTCTGCTTGTGTCTGTATGTGCCAGTGTTTGGGGAGTCCCAGACAGAGTTCCAATACTTTGAGTCAAaggggctccctgcccagctcaaATCTATCTTCCGCCTGAgcctcttcattccttcccagGAGTTCTCTACCTACCGCCAGTGGAAACAG AAAATTGTGAAAGCTGGAGACAAGGACCTGGATGGGCAGCTGGACTTTGAGGAGTTTGTTCACTATCTCCAAGATCATGAGAAAAAACTGAGGCTGGTCTTCAAGAGCTTGGATAAAAAGAATGATG GCCGTATCGATGCCCAGGAGATCATGCAATCCCTCCGGGATCTGGGAGTCAAGATCTCTGAACAGCAGGCTGAGAAGATCCTCAAGAG CATGGATAAAAATGGAACTATGACAATTGACTGGAATGAGTGGCGAGACTATCACCTGCTGCACCCAGTGGAGAACATTCCTGAGATCATCCTGTACTGGAAGCACTCAacg ATCTTTGATGTGGGAGAAAATCTGACAGTCCCTGATGAGTTCACAGTGGAAGAGAGGCAGACGGGCATGTGGTGGAGACATCTGGTTgcgggtggaggtgcaggtgcaGTGTCCAGAACCTGCACGGCTCCACTGGACCGGCTGAAAGTGCTCATGCAG GTCCATGCCTCCCGCAGTAACAACATGTGCATCGTTGGTGGCTTTACCCATATGATCCGAGAGGGTGGGCCCAAGTCGCTGTGGCGGGGGAATGGCATCAACGTCCTGAAGATTGCGCCAGAGTCTGCCATCAAATTCATGGCTTATGAGCAG ATCAAACGGTTCATTGGCACTGACCAGGAAATGCTGGGAATTCATGAGCGGCTAGTGGCTGGTTCTCTGGCAGGGGTCATTGCTCAGAGCAGCATCTACCCAATGGAG GTTCTGAAGACCCGAATGGCCTTGCGGAAGACAGGACAGTATTCAGGCATGCTGAACTGCGCCAAGAACATCCTCTCCAAGGAAGGAATGGCTGCCTTCTACAAAGGCTACATCCCCAACATGCTAGGAATCATTCCGTATGCTGGTATTGATCTGGCAGTCTATGAG ACGTTAAAAAATACCTGGTTACAACGCTATGCTGTAAACAGTGCTGACCCCGGAGTGTTTGTTCTCCTGGCTTGTGGCACCATCTCCAGTACCTGTGGGCAGCTGGCCAGTTATCCCCTGGCTCTTGTGAGAACACGCATGCAGGCTCAAG CTTCAGTGGAGGGAGCTCCAGAGGTGACAATGAGTGGACTCTTCAAACACATTCTAAAGACAGAGGGAGCATTTGGCCTCTATCGGGGTCTGGCCCCGAACTTCATGAAGGTGATCCCAGCCGTAAGCATCAGCTACGTGGTTTATGAGAACTTGAAGATGACCCTGGGGGTGCAGTCACGGTGA
- the SLC25A25 gene encoding calcium-binding mitochondrial carrier protein SCaMC-2 isoform X7 — MQSLRDLGVKISEQQAEKILKRIRTGHFWGPVTYMDKNGTMTIDWNEWRDYHLLHPVENIPEIILYWKHSTIFDVGENLTVPDEFTVEERQTGMWWRHLVAGGGAGAVSRTCTAPLDRLKVLMQVHASRSNNMCIVGGFTHMIREGGPKSLWRGNGINVLKIAPESAIKFMAYEQIKRFIGTDQEMLGIHERLVAGSLAGVIAQSSIYPMEVLKTRMALRKTGQYSGMLNCAKNILSKEGMAAFYKGYIPNMLGIIPYAGIDLAVYETLKNTWLQRYAVNSADPGVFVLLACGTISSTCGQLASYPLALVRTRMQAQASVEGAPEVTMSGLFKHILKTEGAFGLYRGLAPNFMKVIPAVSISYVVYENLKMTLGVQSR, encoded by the exons ATGCAATCCCTCCGGGATCTGGGAGTCAAGATCTCTGAACAGCAGGCTGAGAAGATCCTCAAGAG AATAAGGACAGGCCATTTCTGGGGTCCTGTCACCTA CATGGATAAAAATGGAACTATGACAATTGACTGGAATGAGTGGCGAGACTATCACCTGCTGCACCCAGTGGAGAACATTCCTGAGATCATCCTGTACTGGAAGCACTCAacg ATCTTTGATGTGGGAGAAAATCTGACAGTCCCTGATGAGTTCACAGTGGAAGAGAGGCAGACGGGCATGTGGTGGAGACATCTGGTTgcgggtggaggtgcaggtgcaGTGTCCAGAACCTGCACGGCTCCACTGGACCGGCTGAAAGTGCTCATGCAG GTCCATGCCTCCCGCAGTAACAACATGTGCATCGTTGGTGGCTTTACCCATATGATCCGAGAGGGTGGGCCCAAGTCGCTGTGGCGGGGGAATGGCATCAACGTCCTGAAGATTGCGCCAGAGTCTGCCATCAAATTCATGGCTTATGAGCAG ATCAAACGGTTCATTGGCACTGACCAGGAAATGCTGGGAATTCATGAGCGGCTAGTGGCTGGTTCTCTGGCAGGGGTCATTGCTCAGAGCAGCATCTACCCAATGGAG GTTCTGAAGACCCGAATGGCCTTGCGGAAGACAGGACAGTATTCAGGCATGCTGAACTGCGCCAAGAACATCCTCTCCAAGGAAGGAATGGCTGCCTTCTACAAAGGCTACATCCCCAACATGCTAGGAATCATTCCGTATGCTGGTATTGATCTGGCAGTCTATGAG ACGTTAAAAAATACCTGGTTACAACGCTATGCTGTAAACAGTGCTGACCCCGGAGTGTTTGTTCTCCTGGCTTGTGGCACCATCTCCAGTACCTGTGGGCAGCTGGCCAGTTATCCCCTGGCTCTTGTGAGAACACGCATGCAGGCTCAAG CTTCAGTGGAGGGAGCTCCAGAGGTGACAATGAGTGGACTCTTCAAACACATTCTAAAGACAGAGGGAGCATTTGGCCTCTATCGGGGTCTGGCCCCGAACTTCATGAAGGTGATCCCAGCCGTAAGCATCAGCTACGTGGTTTATGAGAACTTGAAGATGACCCTGGGGGTGCAGTCACGGTGA
- the LOC127036210 gene encoding alpha-1-acid glycoprotein 1-like, translating to MALACIVMVLSLAHLLNAMPLHCELLLPQIPDNTTASKLLGKWFYIAGASQFPFHLLEMVLIDNGYLDVNPTEQERELLINQHITVRDKCLSSNSTYLEVSINNATLIKYAKNQRTMGKLMNSSSEEIFLIQYQLHKEEKNYTGLYLYARNQNMSKTQLEEFRDHAKCLGLHEEEIIYAPWQKKELCQMKETKQTIPQARRPQLQY from the exons ATGGCACTAGCCTGCATCGTTATGGTTCTCAGCTTAGCGCATCTCCTCAACGCTATGCCCCTGCACTGTGAACTCCTGCTTCCACAAATCCCAGACAACACTACAGCATCCAAG CTCCTGGGGAAATGGTTCTACATAGCTGGTGCTTCACAGTTCCCCTTTCACCTGCTGGAAATGGTGCTGATAGATAACGGTTATCTTGATGTGAACCCTACTGAACAGGAGCGGGAGTTACTCATCAACCAGCATATCACAGT cagGGACAAATGTCTCTCAAGCAACTCAACTTACCTTGAAGTCTCTATCAATAATGCCACACTGATCAAGTATG CCAAGAACCAGCGCACCATGGGGAAGCTCATGAACAGCAGTTCAGAAGAAATTTTCCTTATTCAATACCAGCTGCATAAGGAGGAAAAGAACTACACAGGATTGTATCTTTATG CCCGGAACCAAAACATGAGTAAAACTCAGTTGGAGGAATTCAGAGACCATGCTAAATGTCTGGGTCTTCATGAAGAGGAAATCATTTATGCACCATGGCAGAAG AAGGAGCTATGCCAAATGAAAGAAACCAAACAAACGATTCCCCAGGCAAGACGACCCCAGCTACAGTACTAG
- the LOC127036209 gene encoding alpha-1-acid glycoprotein 1-like, with product MALACIAIILGLAHLLTAKSLDCEPLVPEILDNATMTKLLGKWFYIAGASQHPRTLQEMELIKNAYYFLYPSSHQDKFLVTQVMRLKDKCVVDNSSYISVIQDNSTMILHGPNESSVGQLIKSSSEDTMTLYHIDGTHRGLSISARAQNFSTEQLEEFKTQVACLGLKEEETFYTSAKDLCPMEEERDDKKQLVEVVEPSLG from the exons atggcacTGGCCTGCATTGCTATTATTCTTGGTTTAGCACATCTCCTTACTGCTAAATCCCTGGATTGTGAGCCTCTCGTTCCAGAAATCCTTGACAATGCTACAATGACCAAG CTGCTGGGCAAGTGGTTCTACATTGCTGGGGCCTCACAGCACCCACGCACCCTACAGGAGATGGAATTGATAAAGAATGCTTATTACTTCTTGTACCCTAGCAGCCATCAAGACAAGTTCCTCGTCACACAAGTCATGAGATT GAAGGACAAGTGTGTGGTGGACAATTCCAGTTACATTTCAGTCATCCAGGACAATTCAACAATGATCTTGCATG GGCCAAATGAAAGTTCTGTAGGACAACTTATCAAGAGCAGCTCTGAAGACACTATGACACTATACCACATTGATGGGACCCACAGAGGGTTATCGATCTCAG CCCGGGCCCAAAACTTCAGCACAGAGCAACTGGAAGAATTCAAAACTCAAGTGGCATGCCTTGGATTGAAGGAAGAGGAAACATTCTATACTTCAGCTAAG GATCTGTGTCCCATGGAAGAAGAAAGAGATGACAAAAAGCAGTTAGTTGAAGTGGTGGAACCATCACTGGGGTAA